A window from Nitrospinota bacterium encodes these proteins:
- the panC gene encoding pantoate--beta-alanine ligase encodes MGKFSDSAARSGKTCGFVPTLGALHEGHLSLIKRAKRENDKVIVSIFVNPLQFRSDGYRKYPRDPKGDAEKCRKAGVDLLFAPNAEEIYPDGFSASLELPALFKVLKFQKLEWHYRGMLLIVLKFFNIVRPRRAYFGMKDPHQLALIRKMVDDLNVPVEIVPCPTVRERDGLAKSSRNLLLTPEERKALPVVYRALKSGAEIMASKGAKGVDSAFVIMREIFRSEPLVTLHGLEILYADTLMPVGSEAHGEKVREAFCAATVFAGGKRLTDNVRFKIKPI; translated from the coding sequence ATCGGAAAATTCTCCGATTCTGCCGCCAGGAGCGGGAAAACATGCGGCTTTGTTCCTACGCTCGGCGCGCTTCATGAAGGCCATCTCTCACTTATAAAAAGAGCAAAGAGGGAAAATGACAAGGTCATCGTTTCCATCTTTGTAAATCCGCTCCAGTTCCGAAGCGATGGATACAGGAAATATCCGAGGGATCCGAAAGGTGACGCGGAAAAGTGCCGCAAGGCGGGGGTCGATCTCCTTTTTGCGCCGAATGCGGAGGAAATTTATCCCGACGGTTTTTCGGCTTCGCTGGAGCTCCCCGCGCTCTTCAAGGTTCTCAAGTTCCAAAAACTCGAGTGGCATTACCGCGGAATGTTGCTAATAGTGCTAAAATTTTTCAATATCGTCCGGCCCAGACGCGCTTATTTCGGCATGAAGGATCCCCATCAGCTGGCGCTTATCCGCAAAATGGTCGACGATCTGAATGTTCCGGTTGAAATAGTGCCCTGTCCTACCGTAAGAGAGAGGGACGGTCTGGCAAAATCGTCGCGAAATCTGCTATTGACCCCGGAGGAGAGAAAAGCTTTGCCGGTAGTCTATCGTGCCCTGAAAAGCGGGGCCGAGATAATGGCGTCAAAGGGGGCAAAAGGCGTTGATTCCGCTTTTGTGATAATGCGTGAAATTTTCAGGAGCGAACCGCTTGTAACGCTCCACGGTCTTGAGATCCTCTATGCCGATACACTTATGCCTGTCGGTTCCGAAGCTCACGGTGAAAAAGTGCGCGAAGCATTCTGTGCCGCGACCGTTTTTGCTGGGGGGAAGAGACTTACCGACAACGTTCGATTCAAGATAAAGCCGATTTGA